A portion of the Hyalangium minutum genome contains these proteins:
- a CDS encoding zinc-ribbon domain-containing protein: MQIACPQCSKQYDLDPRLLPPSGASVQCTRCNYVFTALPSGEVVVPNQAQGGAKPKGDAPRSAVGTSTQVFGSPFDAFGKPPGPSTSTTQVYGAIPAPGASGAPPPPDRTPSFGTGVAPPPSQDRTPSFGSGVIPTPPGTPVFGSGTLRPGPVESAPLPAAGKTQVFGAVTQPPPSPATTQAFGSASVAAKPPSAATTQVFGAASVASKAAPPASTTQVFGAVPAPPQEASPASTQVFGSAAVAAKAPSPSTTQVFGAVPSGAPLATTATTQTFGSTEVQAARKAKEAGSSTPWLSEPGPAPAPPRAAPSIALPEEPAALPGANLPPFPQQEAPIARSGPHASSRHSAPVELPPEMMVSSPGARAGAAPEPSTGGGKERVLLILAAIVALGLTAWLSYPVWRNRGTELPGDALAAKDQAVSLLRRDDAGSRQQAIEMLRGLTVQYPKFTEAQAELVVGLSLQLDDIKAEAEFLDLEVQRIQQEMNALETKKSPVDWQSRVNAHKQELSALRGQRKPLEVSSLELTQQLDKLIPGLRAAPETEPSADVVARWKAQAVYAGVRGNPLAISLAERLSKLESPPLWSVVTRVEYALNAPSPVNALPELSDALARVRQQDKTFFRAYVLGARMALRLNDRAGAQTLLNTVVALNPNHTLAPKLQKRAASAPAP, from the coding sequence GTGCAGATCGCCTGCCCCCAGTGCTCGAAGCAGTACGACCTCGACCCCCGGTTGCTGCCACCGTCGGGGGCCTCGGTGCAGTGCACGCGCTGCAACTACGTCTTCACCGCGCTGCCCTCGGGTGAGGTGGTCGTCCCGAACCAGGCGCAGGGTGGGGCGAAGCCCAAGGGCGATGCTCCTCGCTCGGCGGTGGGGACGAGCACCCAGGTCTTCGGGAGTCCGTTCGACGCCTTCGGGAAGCCGCCGGGTCCCAGCACCAGCACGACGCAGGTCTACGGCGCCATTCCGGCCCCTGGAGCCTCGGGCGCTCCGCCTCCGCCGGACCGGACGCCCTCCTTCGGCACGGGAGTGGCGCCGCCCCCGTCGCAGGACAGAACCCCGAGCTTCGGCTCGGGGGTGATTCCAACGCCCCCGGGGACACCCGTCTTCGGCTCCGGGACGCTTCGACCGGGCCCAGTGGAGAGCGCGCCCCTGCCTGCCGCGGGGAAGACCCAGGTGTTTGGCGCGGTGACACAGCCGCCGCCCTCTCCAGCCACGACGCAGGCGTTTGGCTCGGCCTCTGTCGCCGCCAAGCCCCCTTCAGCTGCGACGACTCAAGTGTTCGGCGCTGCGTCGGTCGCCTCGAAGGCCGCTCCTCCCGCGAGCACGACGCAGGTCTTTGGCGCGGTCCCGGCCCCTCCGCAGGAGGCTTCGCCGGCCAGCACGCAGGTGTTCGGTTCCGCAGCCGTGGCCGCCAAGGCTCCCTCGCCGTCGACGACGCAGGTCTTCGGTGCTGTCCCTTCAGGGGCCCCCCTGGCGACGACCGCCACCACCCAGACATTCGGTTCCACCGAGGTCCAGGCCGCGCGCAAGGCGAAGGAAGCTGGGAGTTCCACGCCGTGGCTGTCCGAGCCCGGTCCCGCGCCGGCTCCGCCCCGAGCCGCTCCCTCCATCGCACTCCCCGAGGAGCCCGCCGCGCTGCCGGGAGCCAACCTCCCGCCATTCCCGCAGCAGGAGGCCCCCATTGCACGCAGCGGCCCTCACGCCTCCTCGCGCCACAGCGCTCCCGTCGAGCTGCCCCCGGAGATGATGGTCTCCAGCCCGGGCGCGCGCGCGGGCGCCGCCCCGGAGCCGTCCACGGGCGGTGGGAAGGAGCGGGTGCTGCTCATCCTCGCGGCCATCGTCGCGTTGGGGCTCACGGCCTGGCTGTCGTATCCCGTCTGGCGCAACCGCGGCACGGAGCTGCCGGGCGATGCGCTGGCCGCCAAGGATCAGGCGGTGAGCCTGTTGCGGCGGGACGATGCTGGCTCCCGGCAGCAGGCCATCGAGATGTTGCGCGGCCTCACGGTTCAGTATCCGAAGTTCACCGAGGCGCAGGCCGAGCTGGTGGTGGGGCTCTCGCTGCAGCTGGATGATATAAAGGCCGAGGCCGAGTTCCTGGACCTGGAGGTGCAGCGCATCCAGCAGGAGATGAACGCCCTGGAAACGAAGAAGTCCCCGGTCGACTGGCAGAGCCGCGTCAACGCGCACAAGCAGGAGCTGTCCGCGCTGAGAGGCCAGAGGAAGCCGCTCGAGGTGTCCTCCCTGGAGCTGACCCAGCAGCTCGATAAGCTGATCCCTGGCCTGCGCGCGGCCCCGGAGACGGAGCCCTCGGCGGACGTGGTGGCGCGGTGGAAAGCACAGGCGGTGTACGCAGGCGTCCGGGGAAATCCCCTGGCGATCTCCCTGGCGGAGCGGCTGAGCAAGCTGGAGTCCCCGCCCCTCTGGAGCGTCGTCACCCGCGTGGAGTACGCCCTCAACGCGCCCTCGCCGGTGAACGCGCTGCCGGAGCTGAGTGACGCCCTGGCCCGGGTGCGCCAGCAGGACAAGACCTTCTTCCGCGCCTACGTGCTGGGCGCTCGGATGGCGCTGCGGCTCAATGACCGGGCGGGGGCGCAGACCTTGCTGAACACGGTGGTGGCGCTCAACCCGAACCACACGCTCGCACCCAAGCTCCAGAAGCGGGCTGCCTCGGCGCCGGCGCCCTGA
- a CDS encoding ComEA family DNA-binding protein yields the protein MNRTGALAAAALGLVALGGGVRWRWPSPKPTLDCAPAAVRFKDGVAVCGEGAPPNGAQALALGLKLDLNAASEEELARVPGVGRSLARKLVEARQAHGRFSSWAQVDAVSGVGGAKLETLQAATELREAPSPGPLW from the coding sequence GTGAACCGGACGGGCGCACTGGCCGCTGCCGCCCTCGGGCTGGTGGCGTTGGGAGGGGGGGTGCGGTGGCGGTGGCCGAGCCCCAAGCCCACCCTCGACTGCGCGCCCGCCGCGGTCCGCTTCAAGGACGGGGTGGCTGTCTGTGGAGAGGGCGCCCCGCCCAACGGCGCGCAGGCTCTGGCGCTCGGGCTGAAGCTGGACCTCAACGCCGCCTCCGAGGAGGAGCTGGCCCGGGTTCCCGGCGTCGGCCGCTCGCTGGCGCGCAAGCTCGTGGAGGCCCGGCAGGCCCACGGGCGCTTCTCGAGCTGGGCCCAGGTGGACGCTGTCTCCGGCGTCGGCGGTGCCAAGCTGGAGACCCTCCAGGCAGCCACCGAGCTACGAGAGGCGCCGTCCCCCGGCCCCCTGTGGTAA
- a CDS encoding aspartate kinase, with protein MALIVQKYGGTSVGDVERIKNVARRCIAAQKAGHEVVVVVSAMSGETNRLLKLVSQITDRPSEREQDVVAATGEQVTIGLVSLAIQAQKRKAVSFMGHQVAITTDSAFSKARIKSIDAEKIRAALKKKHIVVVAGFQGVDEDGNVTTLGRGGSDTTAVALAAALKADACEIYTDVDGVYTTDPNVAPAARKLDRISYEEMLELASVGAKVLQIRSVEFAMKYKVPLWVKSSFTDDPGTLVCEEDPSMEDVVVSGIAYDKNEAKIAIRSVPDVPGVAAKIFGALDEKNIIVDLIVQNVSKDGRTDLTFTVGKADLVKAKDVVRKIAKAIKIKAEDVEMDEQISKVSIVGVGMRNHSGVAAKMFKVLAGAGINVQMISTSEIKVSCVIHANYTELAVRELHTAFGLDKPVSEGVAESVPLKG; from the coding sequence TTGGCACTCATCGTCCAGAAGTACGGCGGAACCTCGGTCGGCGACGTCGAGCGCATCAAGAACGTGGCACGCCGGTGTATCGCGGCCCAGAAGGCCGGTCATGAAGTGGTGGTGGTGGTCTCGGCCATGTCCGGAGAGACCAACCGCCTGCTGAAGCTGGTGTCACAGATCACCGATCGGCCCAGCGAGCGCGAGCAGGACGTGGTGGCCGCCACCGGCGAGCAGGTCACCATCGGGCTGGTGTCGCTGGCCATCCAGGCGCAGAAGCGCAAGGCCGTCAGCTTCATGGGCCACCAGGTGGCCATCACCACCGACAGCGCCTTCTCCAAGGCCCGCATCAAGAGCATCGACGCCGAGAAGATCCGCGCCGCACTGAAGAAGAAGCACATCGTTGTCGTGGCGGGCTTCCAAGGCGTGGATGAGGACGGCAACGTCACCACGCTGGGCCGCGGTGGCTCGGACACCACGGCGGTGGCCCTGGCCGCGGCGCTCAAGGCCGATGCCTGCGAGATCTACACGGACGTCGACGGCGTCTACACCACCGACCCCAACGTGGCCCCCGCGGCCCGCAAGCTCGATCGCATCTCCTACGAGGAGATGCTGGAGCTGGCCAGCGTGGGCGCCAAGGTGCTGCAGATCCGGTCGGTCGAGTTCGCGATGAAGTACAAGGTGCCGCTCTGGGTGAAGTCCTCTTTCACGGACGACCCGGGCACGCTGGTGTGTGAGGAGGACCCTTCGATGGAAGACGTGGTGGTCAGCGGGATTGCGTACGACAAGAACGAGGCGAAGATCGCCATTCGCAGCGTGCCGGACGTGCCCGGCGTGGCGGCGAAGATCTTCGGCGCGCTCGACGAGAAGAACATCATCGTCGACCTCATCGTCCAGAACGTCTCCAAGGATGGGCGCACCGACCTGACCTTCACGGTCGGCAAGGCGGACCTCGTCAAGGCCAAGGATGTGGTGCGCAAGATCGCCAAGGCCATCAAGATCAAGGCCGAGGACGTGGAGATGGACGAGCAGATCTCCAAGGTCTCCATCGTCGGCGTGGGCATGCGCAACCACTCGGGCGTGGCGGCCAAGATGTTCAAGGTGCTCGCGGGCGCCGGTATCAACGTGCAGATGATCTCCACCTCGGAGATCAAGGTGTCGTGCGTGATCCACGCCAACTACACCGAGCTGGCTGTGCGCGAGCTGCACACCGCATTCGGCCTGGACAAGCCCGTCTCCGAGGGCGTGGCCGAGTCCGTGCCGCTGAAGGGCTAG
- the hutH gene encoding histidine ammonia-lyase: protein MSLPRLLIDGDTLKLEEILQVARHEVTVELAPEAAARVRASRALVDKVAAGDEPSYGINTGFGTLAEVRIDKKDLRELQRNLILSHAAGVGSPLPLGEARALLLLRCNVLAKGYSGIRSETLQLALEMLNRDVVPVVPERGSVGASGDLAPLAHLALVFIGEGEAFYQGQRLPARQALERAGLQPVVLEAKEGLALVNGTQAMCAVGTLLQMRAELLADMADLAGTMTLEGLLGSHKPFIPEIHEVRAHPGQKTCAAHLRRLLAGSDLVETHVNCSKVQDPYSLRCMPQVHGAARDGLSFARRVLEVEVNSATDNPLVFVDSERIVSGGNFHGQPVSLALDVAAMALTQLSAISERRVEQLVNPSLSGLPPFLAKNSGLNSGFMIAQVTSAALVAESRILSHPASVDSIPSSAGREDHVSMGMTAALKARQVAEFTRSCLAIEMLVAAQALDYRQPVKAGRGPQAAYELIRRKVPTMEKDRELHRDISAVSELIDSGELLAAVKAAV, encoded by the coding sequence ATGTCCTTGCCCCGCCTGCTCATCGATGGAGACACCCTGAAGCTGGAGGAGATCCTCCAGGTGGCCCGCCATGAAGTCACCGTGGAGTTGGCCCCCGAGGCCGCCGCCCGGGTGCGGGCCTCACGGGCGCTGGTGGACAAGGTGGCTGCGGGAGACGAGCCCTCGTACGGCATCAACACGGGCTTTGGCACCCTGGCCGAGGTCCGGATCGACAAGAAGGACCTGCGGGAGCTGCAGCGCAACCTGATCTTGTCGCACGCGGCGGGGGTGGGCTCGCCGCTGCCGCTGGGCGAGGCGCGGGCGCTGCTCCTCTTGCGGTGCAACGTGCTGGCAAAGGGGTACTCGGGGATCCGGTCAGAGACGCTGCAGTTGGCGCTGGAGATGCTGAATCGGGACGTGGTGCCGGTAGTGCCCGAGCGCGGCAGTGTGGGGGCCTCGGGAGACCTGGCGCCCCTGGCGCACCTGGCGCTGGTGTTCATCGGCGAGGGTGAGGCGTTCTACCAGGGGCAGCGGCTCCCGGCGCGGCAGGCGCTGGAGCGGGCGGGGCTGCAGCCGGTGGTGCTCGAGGCCAAGGAGGGCCTGGCGCTGGTGAACGGCACGCAGGCCATGTGCGCGGTGGGCACCCTGCTCCAGATGCGAGCGGAGTTGCTGGCGGACATGGCGGATCTGGCCGGGACGATGACGCTGGAGGGCCTGCTGGGGAGCCACAAGCCCTTCATCCCGGAGATCCACGAGGTGCGGGCGCACCCGGGGCAGAAGACGTGCGCGGCGCACCTGCGGCGGCTGCTTGCGGGGAGCGATCTGGTGGAGACGCACGTGAACTGCAGCAAGGTGCAGGATCCGTACAGCCTGCGCTGCATGCCGCAGGTGCACGGGGCGGCGCGGGATGGGCTCTCGTTCGCGCGGCGGGTGCTGGAGGTGGAGGTGAACAGCGCCACGGACAACCCGCTGGTGTTCGTGGACTCGGAGCGGATCGTCTCGGGCGGCAACTTCCACGGGCAGCCGGTGTCGCTGGCGCTGGATGTGGCGGCCATGGCGCTGACGCAGCTGTCGGCGATCAGCGAGCGCCGGGTGGAGCAGCTGGTGAACCCGTCGCTGTCGGGGCTGCCGCCGTTCCTGGCGAAGAACTCGGGGTTGAACTCGGGGTTCATGATCGCGCAGGTGACGAGCGCGGCGCTGGTGGCGGAGTCGCGGATACTGAGTCACCCGGCATCGGTGGATTCGATTCCGTCCTCGGCGGGCCGGGAGGATCACGTGTCCATGGGCATGACGGCGGCGCTCAAGGCGCGGCAGGTGGCGGAGTTCACCCGCTCGTGCCTGGCCATCGAGATGCTGGTGGCGGCGCAGGCGCTGGACTACCGGCAGCCGGTGAAGGCGGGTCGGGGCCCGCAGGCCGCGTACGAGCTCATCCGCCGCAAGGTGCCGACGATGGAGAAGGACCGCGAGCTGCACCGGGACATCTCGGCGGTGAGCGAGCTGATCGACTCGGGCGAGTTGCTGGCGGCGGTCAAGGCTGCGGTGTAG
- a CDS encoding serine/threonine-protein kinase, which produces MKHLGPDLSQPSASLASALPSEEERSFLQERLKFLFKTLFLLSGGFYAITSITVPLLRGDPLLRIFTASSSVFHLGAVVIAFGFWQVCRRGAHSLRLLRLCDSMGLLGALYLLKVDAYIDNDSHALMLVTNAVIISRAVLIPGSIRRAFWMSVAGALPDPVFLGMMRVKSSGGFLVPALEALLWSAIAIIMASLVTRVIYGLRKQVRDARKLGQYTLLQMLGAGAMGDVYLASHAMMRRRTAIKVLRASHDGHGLERFEREVQLTSQLTHPNTIAIYDYGRTAEGLFYYVMEHLEGMDLERLLAASGPLPPARVIHILRQVCGALEEAHGLGLLHRDIKPANLFLCRRRGVPDLVKVLDFGLVKQVGGSEAGGSAQAPVVVGTPHYMAPEAILDPMKVDGRGDLYSLGAVGYALLTGTHVFKGQSAAEICSHHVNTTPELPSVRLGRALPDDLCGTILRCLEKRPETRFSSTRELRIALELCADAGKWTEEDSERWWEQNAASLETAAVRHTPQELTGTQTVVTNSLGRVAA; this is translated from the coding sequence ATGAAGCATCTCGGGCCAGATCTGTCTCAGCCCTCGGCCTCGCTCGCGAGCGCGCTGCCCTCGGAAGAGGAGCGGTCGTTCTTGCAAGAGCGGCTGAAGTTCTTGTTCAAGACGCTCTTCCTGCTGTCCGGCGGCTTCTACGCCATCACCAGCATCACGGTGCCCCTGCTGCGCGGCGACCCGCTGCTGCGGATCTTCACTGCGTCGAGCTCGGTCTTCCACTTGGGCGCCGTGGTGATCGCATTCGGCTTCTGGCAGGTCTGCCGGCGGGGGGCCCACTCGCTCAGGCTCCTGCGCCTGTGCGACTCCATGGGGTTGCTGGGCGCGCTCTACCTGCTGAAGGTGGATGCGTACATCGACAACGACTCCCACGCGCTGATGCTGGTCACCAACGCGGTGATCATCTCCCGGGCGGTGCTCATCCCCGGCTCGATCCGCCGGGCGTTCTGGATGTCCGTGGCCGGCGCGCTGCCGGATCCGGTCTTCCTCGGGATGATGCGGGTCAAGTCGAGCGGGGGCTTCCTGGTGCCCGCGCTGGAGGCGCTGCTGTGGAGCGCCATCGCGATCATCATGGCCTCGCTGGTGACGCGGGTGATCTATGGCCTGCGCAAGCAGGTGAGGGATGCGCGCAAGCTGGGCCAGTACACGCTGCTGCAGATGTTGGGGGCCGGGGCCATGGGGGACGTCTACCTGGCCAGCCACGCGATGATGCGCCGCCGCACGGCCATCAAGGTCCTGCGCGCCAGCCATGATGGCCACGGCCTGGAGCGCTTCGAGCGTGAGGTGCAGCTCACCAGCCAGCTCACCCATCCCAACACGATTGCCATCTACGACTATGGCCGCACCGCCGAGGGCCTCTTCTATTATGTGATGGAGCACCTGGAAGGCATGGACTTGGAGCGGTTGCTGGCCGCCTCGGGGCCTCTGCCGCCCGCGCGCGTCATTCACATCCTCCGCCAGGTGTGCGGGGCGCTGGAGGAGGCGCATGGCCTGGGGTTGCTCCACCGCGACATCAAGCCCGCCAACCTCTTCCTCTGCCGCCGCCGCGGCGTGCCAGATCTGGTGAAGGTGCTGGACTTCGGGCTGGTGAAGCAGGTCGGAGGCTCCGAGGCGGGTGGTTCCGCCCAGGCCCCCGTGGTGGTGGGAACTCCGCACTACATGGCGCCCGAGGCGATCCTGGATCCCATGAAGGTGGATGGACGCGGGGATCTCTACTCGCTGGGCGCCGTGGGCTATGCGCTGCTCACCGGCACTCACGTCTTCAAGGGGCAGAGCGCCGCGGAGATCTGCTCGCACCATGTGAACACGACGCCGGAGCTGCCCTCTGTGCGGCTGGGGCGCGCGCTGCCGGACGATCTGTGCGGCACCATCCTCCGCTGCCTGGAGAAGCGCCCTGAGACCCGTTTCTCCAGCACTCGGGAGCTGCGGATCGCGCTGGAGCTGTGCGCGGACGCGGGCAAGTGGACGGAGGAGGACTCCGAGCGGTGGTGGGAGCAGAACGCCGCCTCGCTGGAGACGGCGGCGGTGCGCCACACGCCGCAAGAGCTCACGGGGACTCAGACGGTGGTGACGAACTCGCTGGGGCGCGTGGCTGCATAG
- a CDS encoding glycoside hydrolase 5 family protein — MTGPVSRTSLLLLLTVLTACGGDEPLEQLEEEAADCPLLPAVPLGSAPSTSVLLNAYYLQDEAAREIRGGLGESPVVEETLAKAAALGAWGVRTLGFNDDPNKRGVSTIQVAPGVYDETSLQALDLVLTRAAHHGVKLVLPLGNFWNAYGGARQYVTWAGLPDPKEGDPRFFTHRGVIGLYTQYITTLLSRVNTLDGIRYGEHPAVLGWELLNEPRGVGLDRRGEAMRAWVDELSGVVQALAPGHLVGTGEEGFDTSFEGYDAGAWRSASGSSLFEASTSFRQNTASPLIGFGSAHFYPEAWGLRPGAMARSGARWISEHAALAGQLGKPLFLGEFGLSNQGVFSLEERRALYRGWLRCAWRAGVGGIAPWMFAYDARPDAWDDFTFYFRDGTTPEDPSNRYADLVIEAAARAGSR, encoded by the coding sequence ATGACAGGCCCAGTCTCACGTACGAGCCTGCTGCTCCTCCTGACAGTGTTGACGGCGTGTGGCGGCGACGAGCCCCTGGAGCAGCTCGAGGAAGAAGCAGCGGACTGCCCGTTGCTTCCCGCCGTGCCGCTGGGCAGCGCGCCGTCGACCTCGGTGCTGCTCAACGCGTACTACCTCCAGGACGAGGCCGCCCGGGAGATCCGTGGCGGGCTCGGGGAATCTCCCGTGGTGGAGGAGACGCTGGCCAAGGCGGCGGCGCTCGGCGCCTGGGGCGTGCGCACGCTCGGGTTCAATGACGATCCGAACAAGCGAGGAGTGTCCACCATTCAGGTGGCGCCGGGCGTTTATGACGAGACCAGCCTGCAGGCGCTGGACCTGGTCCTCACGCGGGCGGCCCACCATGGGGTGAAGCTCGTGCTGCCGCTCGGCAACTTCTGGAATGCCTATGGCGGCGCGCGTCAATACGTGACGTGGGCGGGGCTCCCGGATCCGAAGGAGGGAGATCCTCGCTTCTTCACCCATCGCGGGGTGATCGGGCTCTACACGCAGTACATCACCACGCTGCTCTCTCGCGTGAACACACTGGACGGGATCCGGTATGGCGAGCATCCGGCGGTGCTCGGCTGGGAGCTGCTGAACGAGCCCCGTGGCGTAGGCCTGGATCGCCGAGGGGAGGCGATGCGGGCCTGGGTGGACGAGCTCTCCGGGGTGGTGCAGGCCCTGGCTCCCGGGCATCTGGTGGGGACAGGAGAGGAGGGCTTCGACACATCCTTCGAGGGCTATGACGCGGGGGCTTGGCGCAGCGCGTCGGGTTCGTCTCTGTTCGAGGCCTCCACGAGCTTCCGGCAGAACACGGCCTCGCCGCTCATCGGCTTCGGGAGCGCGCACTTCTACCCGGAGGCGTGGGGTCTCCGGCCCGGGGCCATGGCGCGGAGCGGCGCTCGTTGGATCTCCGAGCACGCCGCGCTCGCGGGCCAGCTGGGCAAGCCGCTCTTCCTCGGGGAGTTCGGCCTGAGCAACCAGGGCGTGTTCTCGCTCGAGGAGCGGCGGGCCCTCTACCGGGGGTGGCTGCGCTGCGCGTGGCGCGCGGGCGTGGGAGGGATTGCACCGTGGATGTTTGCCTACGACGCGCGCCCGGATGCGTGGGATGACTTCACGTTCTACTTCCGCGATGGCACTACCCCGGAGGACCCGAGCAATCGGTATGCCGATCTCGTCATCGAGGCGGCGGCGCGAGCTGGAAGCCGGTGA
- a CDS encoding M14 family metallopeptidase translates to MIEITPPATLAALWDEVRLQERPPLPLVRHAQVVAWLRRLQQTAPELFHIEEVGRSVEERAIHHVRVGTGARHVLLWSQMHGDEPTATTALFEVFEYLRRYRQEPRVAQLLSVLTVHAVPLLNPDGAERFQRINAQGIDINRDALMLQTPEGRTLKALRDRLQPSLGFNLHNQDWRTAVGKTGKPASISLLAPAFDEARSDNPGRVLAKKVCAVIRDALEPLMPGQLGRYNDAFEPRAFGDNMGRWGTPSVLIETGPWPGRETEGPLLRLNFVALVSALESLANGHAEQARLERYDTIPLNDSKGLLHLIVKGAHVFGEAGPAFVADVGVAVSPAVRKQEGTAQAGMAGVIAELGDLRVFGAFETVDAQGLTVVPLPARDVKEGDHVPLPPRRECELGVGQLAKLMLLRPVEPAGTWRVERIIRFDR, encoded by the coding sequence ATGATCGAGATCACTCCCCCCGCCACGCTCGCCGCGCTCTGGGATGAAGTCCGCCTCCAGGAGCGCCCGCCGCTTCCCCTCGTTCGCCATGCCCAGGTGGTGGCCTGGCTGCGGCGGCTCCAGCAGACCGCGCCGGAGCTGTTCCACATCGAGGAGGTGGGACGCTCGGTGGAGGAGCGCGCCATCCACCATGTGCGGGTGGGTACGGGCGCCCGGCACGTGCTGCTCTGGTCGCAGATGCACGGCGACGAGCCCACCGCCACCACGGCGCTCTTCGAAGTCTTCGAGTACCTGCGGCGCTATCGCCAGGAGCCTCGGGTGGCGCAGCTGCTCTCGGTGCTCACCGTGCACGCCGTGCCGCTGCTCAATCCGGACGGCGCCGAGCGCTTCCAGCGCATCAACGCGCAGGGCATCGACATCAACCGCGATGCGCTGATGCTGCAGACCCCGGAGGGCCGGACGCTCAAGGCGCTGCGGGATCGGCTCCAGCCGTCGCTCGGCTTCAACCTGCACAACCAGGATTGGCGCACGGCGGTGGGAAAGACGGGCAAGCCCGCGTCGATCTCGCTGCTGGCGCCGGCCTTCGATGAGGCTCGCAGTGACAACCCGGGGCGGGTGCTCGCCAAGAAGGTGTGTGCCGTCATCCGGGATGCGCTCGAGCCGCTCATGCCAGGACAACTGGGGCGCTACAACGACGCCTTCGAGCCCCGGGCCTTCGGCGACAACATGGGGCGCTGGGGCACGCCCTCCGTGCTGATCGAGACCGGGCCCTGGCCTGGCCGCGAGACCGAGGGCCCCCTGCTGCGGCTGAACTTCGTGGCGCTGGTCTCCGCGCTGGAGTCGCTCGCGAACGGCCACGCGGAGCAGGCGCGCTTGGAGCGCTACGACACGATTCCTCTGAACGACTCGAAGGGGCTGCTCCACCTGATCGTGAAAGGCGCCCACGTCTTCGGAGAGGCGGGGCCGGCCTTCGTCGCCGATGTGGGCGTGGCCGTCAGCCCGGCGGTGCGCAAGCAGGAGGGGACGGCTCAAGCGGGGATGGCGGGGGTGATCGCGGAGCTGGGGGATCTGCGGGTGTTCGGGGCGTTCGAGACGGTGGATGCCCAAGGGCTCACGGTGGTGCCGTTGCCGGCGCGGGACGTGAAGGAGGGAGACCACGTGCCGCTGCCGCCCCGGCGCGAGTGCGAGCTGGGGGTGGGGCAGCTGGCGAAGCTGATGCTGCTGCGGCCAGTGGAGCCCGCAGGCACCTGGCGCGTGGAGCGCATCATCCGTTTCGATCGGTAA
- a CDS encoding Ig-like domain-containing protein yields the protein MKRLLNPAIAVALLTLVSACKKVERIEVEPKQLSFTEANKKEMLKASAVTADGKPVDGVKFEFSSSDPKVATVDANGTVVAVKSGSASVEVKGGEKNAKVPVEVSIPGAIVLKGGPIALTGIGTTATIDAQVQDDAGRPVQGSAVEFSSADAKIAEVSGNTVTAKGAGTTQITATSGALRQQVEVTVKLPEVASVAFEGAPAALKVGETADLKVSAKAADGAAIAGVTPTFTSSNEKLATVDATGKVTAVKVGAVTITAKSGDKTAETKITIKKK from the coding sequence ATGAAGCGCCTGTTGAATCCCGCGATCGCCGTTGCACTGCTCACCCTCGTGTCCGCCTGCAAGAAGGTGGAGCGCATCGAAGTGGAGCCGAAGCAGCTGTCGTTCACCGAGGCGAACAAGAAGGAGATGCTGAAGGCCTCGGCGGTGACGGCGGACGGCAAGCCGGTGGACGGGGTGAAGTTCGAGTTCTCCTCGAGCGATCCGAAGGTTGCCACGGTGGACGCGAACGGCACGGTGGTCGCGGTGAAGAGCGGCTCGGCCAGCGTCGAGGTGAAGGGTGGCGAGAAGAACGCGAAGGTACCGGTGGAGGTCAGCATCCCCGGAGCCATCGTGCTGAAGGGCGGCCCCATCGCGCTGACGGGCATTGGCACCACGGCGACGATCGACGCGCAGGTCCAGGACGACGCGGGCCGGCCGGTGCAGGGCTCGGCGGTGGAGTTCTCCAGCGCGGACGCGAAGATCGCCGAGGTGAGCGGCAACACGGTGACGGCCAAGGGTGCGGGCACCACGCAGATCACGGCGACCTCGGGCGCGCTGCGTCAGCAGGTGGAGGTGACGGTGAAGCTGCCCGAGGTGGCCTCGGTGGCCTTCGAGGGCGCGCCGGCGGCGCTGAAGGTGGGCGAGACCGCGGATCTGAAGGTCTCCGCCAAGGCAGCCGACGGTGCGGCCATCGCCGGCGTGACGCCGACCTTCACCTCCAGCAACGAGAAGCTGGCCACCGTGGACGCCACCGGCAAGGTGACGGCCGTGAAGGTGGGCGCCGTGACGATCACCGCGAAGAGCGGCGACAAGACCGCTGAGACGAAGATCACGATCAAGAAGAAGTAA